The following are encoded together in the Desulfovibrio desulfuricans DSM 642 genome:
- a CDS encoding ATP-binding cassette domain-containing protein encodes MSEIIVSIDDVSLFLPGDASQKHVLHNINWHVRRGAHCALIGPNGSGKSTLLRLMRGELWPAHGRIQWHGPDGPEDSPLAGRGMTSLVSPAQQENYQRQAWDLTGRDLLLTGFEDTPLVYADSTAYRRQAVEDMAARLDAEGLLERTVPTFSQGQLRLLLLGRALLRAPTLLLLDECDEGLDERYRQIFFETLGEYASRCTVVMTAHRAANIPDWCAGRRYVRHGRLFTAPPASEASEEAPKTVQNNNASGVAEHVLNGGHAMLDLDNVAVFIDRQEVLHDISWCMHQGENWRITGANGSGKSTLLRLLAGDEFVAAGGRFDRWLPGQGGQVDTLEALRKGVRLVSDLSQALYGYSLNALDMVCTGFDNSIGVYRRFSDAERAEAASRMAQMFPDESPESLKKLGRQSIRHLSTGQLRRLFLARALVGGPDILLLDEPCSGLDAPSRAQYLHLLDQLALQGVQMVFVSHHDEDAPLCINREAHMEGGRLRVVL; translated from the coding sequence ATGTCCGAAATTATTGTATCCATCGATGACGTAAGTCTTTTCCTGCCCGGCGACGCCAGCCAGAAGCATGTGCTGCACAACATCAACTGGCATGTGCGGCGCGGAGCGCACTGCGCGCTCATTGGCCCCAACGGCTCGGGCAAGTCCACCCTGCTGCGGCTCATGCGCGGCGAGCTGTGGCCCGCCCACGGGCGCATCCAGTGGCACGGGCCTGACGGCCCGGAAGACTCCCCACTGGCGGGCAGGGGCATGACAAGCCTTGTTTCTCCTGCGCAGCAGGAAAACTATCAGCGGCAGGCCTGGGATCTCACGGGCCGCGACCTGCTGCTTACAGGCTTTGAAGATACTCCACTGGTCTATGCCGACAGCACAGCCTACAGACGCCAGGCAGTGGAAGACATGGCCGCGCGCCTTGATGCCGAAGGCCTGCTTGAGCGCACTGTGCCCACATTTTCGCAGGGGCAGCTGCGTTTGCTGCTGCTTGGCCGCGCCCTTCTGCGCGCGCCCACCCTGCTGCTGCTTGACGAGTGTGATGAAGGCCTTGACGAACGCTATCGCCAGATTTTTTTTGAGACCCTCGGTGAATACGCCAGCCGCTGCACGGTTGTGATGACGGCGCACCGCGCCGCCAATATTCCCGACTGGTGCGCAGGCCGCCGTTATGTGCGTCATGGCCGCCTGTTCACAGCGCCGCCTGCGTCTGAGGCCAGTGAAGAAGCGCCAAAGACAGTGCAGAACAACAATGCCTCTGGCGTCGCAGAGCACGTGCTCAACGGCGGTCACGCCATGCTTGATCTGGATAACGTTGCCGTATTCATTGATCGGCAGGAAGTGCTGCACGACATCAGCTGGTGCATGCATCAGGGCGAAAACTGGCGCATCACCGGGGCCAACGGCTCGGGCAAATCCACATTGCTGCGTTTGCTGGCAGGTGATGAATTTGTTGCCGCCGGGGGAAGATTTGACCGCTGGCTGCCCGGTCAGGGCGGGCAGGTAGATACCCTTGAAGCCCTGCGCAAGGGCGTGCGCCTTGTGTCAGATCTTTCGCAGGCTCTGTATGGCTATTCCCTCAATGCGCTTGATATGGTCTGCACGGGCTTTGACAACAGCATAGGCGTATACCGCCGTTTTTCTGATGCCGAACGGGCCGAGGCCGCAAGCCGCATGGCCCAGATGTTCCCCGATGAAAGCCCCGAGAGCCTGAAAAAGCTTGGGCGGCAATCCATCCGCCATCTGTCCACGGGTCAGTTGCGCCGCCTGTTTCTGGCGCGCGCCTTGGTGGGCGGGCCGGACATCCTGCTGCTGGATGAACCCTGTTCCGGCCTGGATGCGCCAAGCCGCGCCCAGTACCTGCATTTGCTGGATCAGCTTGCCTTGCAGGGCGTCCAGATGGTTTTTGTGTCCCACCATGATGAAGACGCCCCCCTGTGCATTAACAGGGAGGCGCATATGGAAGGCGGACGCCTGCGTGTCGTGCTGTAG
- the gltA gene encoding NADPH-dependent glutamate synthase, whose product MENSKPKKTVAPRVDMPCQPAKVRRANFEEVALGYTKEMAQTEASRCLQCKKPLCVSGCPVEVPIRDFIHQVAEGNMDAAYRIIKTTNSLPAVCGRVCPQEHQCEGKCVLKAKGQPVAIGRLERFVADTYIATTACEQVTGTNACALPLGAKKVACIGSGPSSLTCAGVCATAGIKVDVFEALHEPGGVLIYGIPAFRLPKNVVATEINGLRQAGVDFHLNSVGGRTIDIDDLRKEYDAIFIGVGAGLPVFLGVPGENLVGVFSANEYLTRVNLGRAYNFPSQDTPAYPGKHVTVFGAGNVAMDAARTALRMGAESVHVVYRRTRAEMPARLEELEHAEEEGVQFAMLSAPLRFNGDAEMRLQSVTLQRMELGEPDASGRRRPVPVEGSEYDLPTDLAIVALGTRSNPILLEATPELKLNKWGYIEADETTGETSIPNVFAGGDIVTGAATVILAMGAGRKAGQEIVKRIAG is encoded by the coding sequence ATGGAGAATAGCAAACCCAAAAAGACCGTGGCTCCCCGTGTGGACATGCCCTGCCAGCCCGCAAAAGTGCGCCGAGCCAACTTTGAAGAAGTCGCCCTCGGCTACACCAAGGAAATGGCTCAGACCGAGGCCAGCCGCTGTCTCCAGTGCAAAAAACCCCTGTGCGTCTCGGGCTGCCCTGTTGAAGTGCCCATCCGCGACTTTATCCATCAGGTTGCCGAAGGCAACATGGACGCCGCCTACCGCATCATCAAGACCACCAACAGCCTCCCCGCCGTGTGCGGTCGCGTGTGCCCCCAGGAGCACCAGTGCGAAGGCAAGTGCGTACTCAAGGCCAAGGGTCAGCCCGTGGCCATTGGTCGCCTTGAACGCTTCGTGGCAGACACGTACATCGCCACCACAGCCTGTGAGCAGGTGACCGGCACCAATGCCTGCGCACTGCCCCTGGGAGCCAAAAAGGTGGCCTGCATCGGCTCCGGCCCTTCGTCCCTGACCTGTGCTGGCGTGTGCGCCACCGCAGGCATCAAGGTCGATGTGTTTGAAGCCCTGCACGAGCCCGGCGGCGTGCTTATTTACGGCATCCCCGCCTTCCGTCTGCCCAAGAATGTGGTGGCCACGGAAATCAACGGCCTGCGTCAGGCCGGTGTGGACTTCCACCTCAATTCCGTGGGTGGCCGTACCATTGATATTGACGACCTGCGCAAGGAATACGACGCCATTTTCATCGGCGTTGGCGCTGGTCTGCCCGTCTTTTTGGGCGTTCCCGGCGAAAATCTGGTGGGCGTGTTCTCCGCTAACGAATACCTCACCCGCGTCAACCTTGGCCGCGCCTACAACTTCCCCTCGCAGGACACTCCGGCCTACCCCGGCAAGCACGTTACCGTGTTCGGCGCGGGCAACGTGGCCATGGACGCGGCGCGCACAGCCCTGCGCATGGGCGCGGAAAGCGTGCATGTGGTCTATCGCCGCACAAGGGCTGAAATGCCCGCCCGTCTGGAAGAGCTGGAACATGCGGAGGAAGAAGGCGTGCAGTTTGCCATGCTTTCAGCCCCGCTGCGCTTCAACGGCGATGCGGAAATGCGCCTTCAGTCCGTAACCCTGCAGCGTATGGAACTGGGCGAACCCGATGCTTCTGGCCGCCGCAGGCCTGTGCCGGTGGAAGGCTCGGAATACGATCTGCCCACCGACCTTGCCATTGTGGCTCTGGGCACCCGTTCCAACCCCATCCTCCTCGAGGCTACCCCTGAGCTCAAACTGAACAAGTGGGGCTACATCGAGGCCGATGAGACCACTGGCGAAACCTCCATTCCCAACGTCTTTGCGGGCGGCGACATCGTCACCGGCGCGGCCACGGTCATTCTGGCCATGGGCGCAGGGCGCAAGGCCGGACAGGAAATAGTCAAAAGAATCGCAGGCTGA
- a CDS encoding histidinol-phosphatase translates to MILADLHTHTKYSHGGNTPAEMYAVAQAKGLEYMGFTEHSPRPVGFDYTHEYREQLTRHLPDYVREVCALKAANPNGPCRVLFGMEMDWLEGQEDYTRASCAAFDFDYLLGSVHFIGHWGFDDGAEPWKAFSQEECDKQYQAYFEVWERMILSGLFNIAAHPDLIKIFSVEQFHIWLAKPESMALVQRGLATLQRMGMSMEISSAGLRKACREIYPAPPIMLMAAQMGLPVSFASDAHGTDDVGYGFARLASYARAFGFAEYTIFNRGQRIVLPL, encoded by the coding sequence ATGATTCTCGCAGACCTGCACACGCACACCAAGTATTCGCACGGCGGCAACACTCCGGCAGAAATGTACGCTGTCGCCCAGGCCAAAGGGCTTGAATACATGGGCTTTACCGAGCACTCGCCCCGGCCCGTGGGCTTTGACTACACACACGAATACCGCGAGCAACTGACCCGCCATCTGCCGGACTACGTGCGCGAGGTTTGCGCCCTCAAGGCCGCCAACCCCAATGGCCCCTGCCGCGTTTTGTTCGGCATGGAAATGGACTGGCTCGAAGGGCAGGAGGACTACACCCGCGCCTCCTGCGCCGCCTTTGACTTTGATTACCTGCTTGGGAGCGTGCATTTTATCGGCCACTGGGGCTTTGACGACGGCGCCGAGCCGTGGAAAGCCTTTTCGCAGGAAGAATGCGACAAGCAGTACCAGGCCTATTTTGAAGTCTGGGAGCGCATGATCCTCTCCGGCCTGTTCAACATTGCCGCGCACCCTGACCTCATCAAGATTTTCTCTGTAGAGCAGTTCCACATCTGGCTGGCAAAGCCGGAAAGCATGGCGCTGGTGCAACGCGGCCTTGCGACCCTGCAACGCATGGGTATGAGCATGGAGATATCCTCTGCGGGCCTGCGCAAGGCCTGCCGCGAGATTTACCCCGCGCCGCCCATCATGCTCATGGCCGCGCAAATGGGCCTGCCCGTGAGTTTCGCCTCAGATGCGCACGGCACCGATGACGTGGGCTACGGTTTTGCCCGGCTGGCCTCCTACGCGCGCGCCTTTGGCTTTGCCGAGTACACCATTTTTAATCGGGGCCAGCGGATTGTGCTGCCCCTGTAA
- a CDS encoding sulfide/dihydroorotate dehydrogenase-like FAD/NAD-binding protein, giving the protein MPTPILHKESLIPGKTSKLVLHAPQIAQKARPGHFVMLRMSEQGERIPLTIADTDRENGTITIVYLVMGKSTAMLEALGVGDAILDVCGPLGHPTHIEKRGTVVCVGGGTGIAAMHHIAKGHARIGNKVVGVIGARSKDLLLFENELKSFVDELLVSTDDGSYGHKGLVTELLRDRLEKDKDVFEVVAVGPVPMMAAVAETTRPFGVKTTVSLNPIMVDGIGMCGACRVTVGGKTKFACVDGPEFDGHEVDFPELRRRLAAYREQETISIEEYRRVSHGE; this is encoded by the coding sequence ATGCCAACACCTATATTGCACAAGGAAAGCCTGATCCCGGGCAAAACCAGCAAACTGGTGCTCCACGCGCCGCAAATCGCGCAAAAAGCGCGCCCCGGCCACTTCGTCATGCTGCGCATGAGCGAACAGGGCGAGCGCATTCCGCTGACCATTGCAGATACTGACCGGGAAAACGGCACCATTACCATAGTGTATCTGGTTATGGGCAAGAGTACCGCCATGCTTGAAGCACTCGGCGTTGGAGATGCCATTCTTGACGTCTGCGGCCCCCTGGGCCACCCCACCCATATTGAAAAACGCGGCACGGTCGTATGCGTGGGCGGCGGCACCGGTATTGCCGCCATGCACCACATCGCCAAGGGCCATGCCCGCATCGGCAACAAGGTCGTGGGCGTTATCGGCGCTCGCAGCAAAGACCTGCTGCTCTTTGAAAACGAGCTCAAATCATTTGTGGATGAACTGCTTGTTTCCACGGACGATGGCAGCTACGGGCACAAAGGCCTTGTTACCGAGCTTCTGCGCGACCGGCTTGAAAAAGACAAGGACGTGTTTGAAGTCGTGGCGGTCGGCCCCGTGCCCATGATGGCCGCCGTGGCGGAAACCACGCGCCCCTTTGGTGTCAAGACCACGGTCAGCCTCAACCCCATCATGGTTGACGGCATCGGCATGTGCGGCGCCTGCCGCGTCACCGTAGGCGGCAAAACCAAGTTCGCCTGTGTGGACGGCCCCGAATTTGACGGTCACGAAGTGGATTTTCCCGAACTGCGCCGCCGCCTGGCCGCTTACCGGGAGCAGGAAACCATTTCCATTGAAGAATACCGGAGAGTCAGCCATGGAGAATAG
- a CDS encoding bifunctional cobalt-precorrin-7 (C(5))-methyltransferase/cobalt-precorrin-6B (C(15))-methyltransferase codes for MKHQVSLPGFAVPTHTPDTQTRDDDAANAVPAEALAAGPLETPGEHPAGQPLAQTAAETDEQAADLPEFSADGSTTTQNICAFAEPAATYNVAANADTARVDAPITADEALPCDDNTNTGTADADASDRDEPLLMDSAPANADDAPATPAELPAESAATAAINTLAASTTQAAPEAESPPAITAPTAATPASPAVAGTSEQDDWPPMSEMLQSFFVFEPTTVAPEPITVMGLDCARPRGLAGLAEAQRQLAEQADAICAGRMLLEEFSGSSLESSSTSTLAATSAADGHSTESQPVHDPTTGNQSAAPAAGPALKARLLPLTTPLEPLLTRLSQLRAAGERVLVLADGDPLLFGIGATLVRRMGADAVRLLPAVSSLQQACARLSLPWHKVICLSLHGRDDLRPLNVACGKNAPLCILTDARMSPDVLARHLLDRGVDWFDAHIFERMGAADECVSHLSMADAAGREFGPACTMVLIPMAPARRPHLGLDADQLAVDRGLISKKPVRAAALALLRIEAGHVVWDLGSGSGAVALEASVLAHEGRVIAVERSAGRAMGIQENRRRFGAANVEVRLGQAPECLPGLPDPQRVFIGGGLSGDDGDDILGHVCLRLPVGGRVVVSCVLLDSFSLCRRFFEDMGWPVEILQISASEGKSLGGDVHLAAMNPVFLLAAQKPAPAPIQSGAQPEGR; via the coding sequence ATGAAACATCAGGTCTCACTGCCCGGCTTTGCCGTGCCAACCCATACGCCCGACACCCAGACACGGGACGATGACGCAGCCAACGCCGTTCCGGCCGAGGCCCTTGCCGCTGGCCCACTGGAGACCCCCGGCGAGCATCCTGCAGGTCAGCCCCTTGCGCAGACCGCTGCCGAGACTGATGAGCAGGCTGCCGACTTGCCGGAATTTTCTGCTGACGGCTCGACAACTACCCAAAATATCTGCGCCTTTGCGGAGCCCGCCGCTACGTACAATGTCGCCGCCAACGCAGACACTGCACGCGTTGATGCCCCGATTACCGCTGATGAAGCACTGCCTTGCGATGACAATACGAATACCGGAACGGCAGATGCGGACGCATCAGACAGAGATGAACCCCTCCTTATGGATTCCGCACCCGCAAACGCCGATGACGCCCCAGCCACGCCCGCAGAGTTGCCAGCCGAATCCGCTGCAACAGCAGCTATAAACACCCTTGCCGCCAGTACCACACAGGCCGCACCTGAGGCCGAAAGCCCGCCTGCCATTACCGCACCCACCGCCGCTACGCCCGCCAGCCCCGCCGTTGCGGGCACATCCGAGCAGGATGACTGGCCGCCCATGTCGGAAATGTTGCAGTCATTCTTTGTTTTTGAACCAACGACTGTCGCGCCGGAACCCATCACGGTCATGGGCCTCGACTGCGCACGTCCGCGAGGTCTGGCAGGTCTGGCCGAAGCCCAGCGCCAGCTTGCGGAACAAGCCGATGCGATCTGCGCAGGACGCATGCTGCTGGAGGAATTTTCCGGCAGCAGTCTGGAATCCAGCAGCACCTCAACCTTGGCAGCAACGAGTGCCGCAGACGGGCATTCCACAGAAAGCCAGCCCGTACATGACCCGACAACCGGCAATCAGAGCGCTGCTCCCGCAGCAGGCCCCGCCCTCAAGGCACGGTTGCTGCCCCTGACCACGCCGCTGGAACCGCTGCTCACCCGACTCAGCCAGTTGCGGGCCGCAGGGGAGCGTGTGCTTGTGCTGGCAGACGGCGACCCACTGCTCTTTGGCATCGGCGCGACCCTTGTGCGCCGCATGGGGGCAGATGCCGTGCGCCTGCTGCCCGCTGTCAGTTCCCTGCAGCAGGCTTGCGCGCGCCTTTCCCTGCCGTGGCACAAGGTTATCTGCCTCTCCCTGCACGGGCGCGATGATTTGCGCCCCCTCAACGTGGCCTGCGGCAAGAACGCGCCGCTCTGCATCCTGACTGATGCACGCATGTCGCCCGATGTGCTCGCCCGCCACCTGCTCGACCGTGGGGTGGACTGGTTTGATGCCCATATTTTTGAGCGCATGGGCGCTGCCGATGAATGCGTCAGCCACCTGAGCATGGCCGATGCCGCCGGGCGCGAATTTGGCCCGGCCTGCACAATGGTGCTGATACCAATGGCTCCGGCCCGCCGCCCGCATCTTGGGCTTGACGCCGACCAACTTGCGGTTGACCGAGGCCTCATAAGCAAAAAGCCCGTGCGCGCCGCCGCTCTGGCGCTGCTGCGCATTGAAGCCGGGCATGTGGTGTGGGATCTCGGTTCCGGCTCGGGCGCTGTGGCTCTTGAAGCTTCCGTGCTGGCGCACGAGGGCCGCGTAATCGCGGTGGAACGCTCCGCCGGCCGCGCCATGGGCATTCAGGAAAACCGCCGCCGCTTTGGCGCGGCCAATGTGGAAGTACGCCTCGGGCAAGCCCCCGAATGCCTGCCCGGTCTGCCTGATCCGCAACGGGTATTCATCGGCGGCGGCCTCTCCGGCGATGACGGGGATGACATCTTGGGGCATGTATGCCTGCGCCTGCCTGTGGGGGGGCGCGTGGTGGTCAGTTGTGTGCTTCTGGACAGTTTCAGCCTGTGCCGCCGCTTTTTTGAAGACATGGGCTGGCCTGTGGAAATTCTGCAAATCAGCGCATCTGAAGGCAAAAGCCTTGGCGGCGATGTACACCTGGCGGCCATGAACCCCGTATTTTTACTTGCCGCCCAAAAACCCGCGCCTGCTCCCATTCAGTCCGGCGCACAGCCCGAAGGCAGGTAG
- a CDS encoding aldehyde dehydrogenase family protein translates to MNKPDIQDSYSLFIDGQWKQASDGGTFETFCPANGERLATCAEATKEDVDAAVAAANKAWDSWKKIDPIERANMLLKIADIIDANKEHLAMVETLDNGKPIRETMNVDVPFAADHFRYFAGVVRADEGTAVMLDENTMSLVFREPIGVVGQIVPWNFPFLMAAWKLAPVLAAGCCTVFKPSNHTSLSVLELARLIAGVLPKGVFNVITGRGSRSGQFMLEHPGFRKLAFTGSTEVGRQVGLAAAKRLIPSTLELGGKSANIYFPDCQWDLAMDGLQMGILFNQGQVCCAGSRVFVHEDIYDQFVAEAVERFNRVKVGLPWDPATQMGSQIYESHLKAIQLCIEQAKTEGATVLCGGERITNGELAKGCFMRPTLLGNVTNSMRVAQDEIFGPVAVIIKFRTEEEVVAMANDSPYGLGGAVWTRDINRAMRISRAIETGRMWVNTYNSIPAGAPFGGHKESGIGRETHKIILEHYTQQKNILINLSEKPTGFYP, encoded by the coding sequence ATGAACAAACCGGACATTCAGGATTCGTACTCCCTATTCATCGACGGCCAGTGGAAGCAGGCCTCCGACGGCGGCACGTTTGAAACGTTCTGCCCCGCCAATGGCGAGCGCCTGGCAACCTGCGCCGAAGCCACCAAGGAAGACGTGGACGCAGCAGTGGCGGCTGCCAACAAGGCATGGGACAGCTGGAAAAAGATCGACCCCATTGAACGGGCCAATATGCTGCTGAAAATTGCAGACATTATTGATGCCAACAAAGAACACCTCGCCATGGTGGAAACCCTGGACAACGGCAAGCCCATCCGGGAAACCATGAATGTGGACGTTCCCTTTGCCGCCGACCACTTCCGCTACTTTGCCGGGGTGGTGCGCGCCGATGAAGGCACCGCCGTCATGCTGGACGAAAACACCATGTCCCTGGTGTTCCGCGAACCCATAGGCGTTGTGGGTCAGATTGTGCCGTGGAACTTCCCCTTCCTCATGGCTGCCTGGAAGCTGGCCCCCGTGCTTGCCGCCGGGTGCTGCACCGTGTTCAAGCCTTCCAATCACACTTCGCTTTCCGTGCTGGAGCTGGCGCGGCTTATTGCAGGCGTGCTGCCCAAGGGCGTGTTCAACGTCATCACCGGGCGCGGCTCCCGCTCCGGCCAGTTCATGCTCGAGCATCCAGGCTTCCGCAAGCTGGCCTTCACCGGTTCTACCGAAGTTGGCCGTCAGGTTGGCCTTGCAGCGGCAAAACGCCTCATCCCCTCCACCCTTGAGCTGGGAGGCAAATCGGCCAACATCTATTTTCCCGATTGTCAGTGGGATCTGGCCATGGACGGCCTGCAAATGGGCATTCTGTTCAACCAGGGGCAGGTATGCTGCGCCGGGTCGCGCGTGTTTGTGCATGAGGACATTTACGACCAGTTTGTGGCAGAAGCCGTGGAACGCTTCAACCGCGTCAAGGTCGGCCTGCCGTGGGATCCTGCAACCCAGATGGGCTCGCAGATTTACGAATCGCACCTCAAGGCCATTCAGCTTTGCATTGAGCAGGCCAAGACGGAGGGCGCCACCGTACTCTGCGGCGGCGAGCGCATCACGAATGGCGAGCTTGCCAAGGGCTGCTTCATGCGTCCGACCCTGCTCGGCAACGTCACCAACAGCATGCGTGTGGCTCAGGACGAAATCTTCGGCCCCGTGGCGGTCATCATCAAGTTCAGGACGGAAGAGGAAGTTGTGGCCATGGCCAACGACAGCCCCTACGGCCTGGGCGGCGCGGTCTGGACACGCGACATCAACAGGGCCATGCGCATAAGCCGCGCCATTGAAACAGGCCGCATGTGGGTGAATACCTACAACAGCATTCCGGCGGGCGCGCCCTTTGGCGGGCACAAGGAGTCGGGCATCGGGCGTGAAACGCACAAGATCATTCTTGAGCACTACACCCAGCAAAAAAACATCCTCATCAACCTCTCGGAAAAGCCCACGGGATTCTATCCCTAG
- the cobM gene encoding precorrin-4 C(11)-methyltransferase, giving the protein MDSAQQTGITPGIVTFVGAGPGDPDLMTIKGRKAIEQAALVLYAGSLVPREVVACAAPNAMVVDSAPLNLEQCHALVRATALAGRSVARVHTGDPSLYGALREQAALLDADGIPWRVVPGVTAACAAAAAAGITFTVPEVTQSLIISRLEGRTPVPAREHLHLLAQHGASMAVYLSAASAQALQDELSRSLPPETHIFCAHMVSWPEEQLHWTTLGELAQCITRHNLTRQTVFLVLPAESREGAPSRLYAADFSHGYRAAKS; this is encoded by the coding sequence ATGGACAGCGCGCAGCAGACCGGGATTACGCCCGGCATCGTTACATTTGTGGGCGCAGGGCCGGGTGATCCAGACCTCATGACCATCAAGGGGCGCAAGGCCATTGAACAGGCCGCCCTCGTGCTCTATGCAGGTTCGCTGGTGCCGCGCGAGGTGGTGGCCTGTGCCGCGCCCAACGCCATGGTTGTGGATTCCGCCCCGCTGAATCTTGAGCAGTGCCATGCGCTGGTGCGGGCAACCGCACTGGCGGGCCGCTCCGTGGCCCGTGTGCATACGGGCGACCCATCCCTGTACGGTGCGTTGCGCGAGCAGGCCGCCTTGCTGGATGCGGACGGCATCCCCTGGCGTGTGGTGCCGGGCGTTACCGCCGCCTGTGCGGCTGCGGCTGCGGCGGGCATTACCTTTACCGTGCCGGAAGTAACCCAGAGCCTCATTATCAGCCGCCTTGAAGGCCGCACTCCGGTGCCGGCGCGTGAGCATCTGCACCTGCTGGCGCAGCATGGGGCCTCCATGGCCGTATACCTCTCCGCAGCGTCGGCTCAGGCTCTTCAGGACGAACTCTCGCGCAGCCTGCCGCCCGAAACACACATTTTTTGCGCCCACATGGTCAGCTGGCCCGAGGAACAACTGCACTGGACCACGCTGGGCGAACTGGCCCAGTGCATAACCCGCCACAACCTGACCCGGCAGACCGTTTTTCTTGTGCTGCCCGCAGAAAGCCGCGAGGGCGCGCCCTCCCGCCTTTACGCCGCCGACTTTTCGCACGGCTACCGCGCAGCCAAAAGCTGA
- a CDS encoding DedA family protein, which yields MELLSSFVSFILHIDVHLFELADQYGLWLYAILFVIVFCETGLVVTPFLPGDSLLFASGVVAGAGLLGYGEVMGVLLAAGILGDAMNYFIGRHVGPAIFSRENRLIKKSHLLKAHNFYERHGGKAIVLARFVPIVRTFAPFVAGIALMHPPTFFLFNITGCVLWVGGLVSAGYFLGNLEWARQNFSLIVYGIIIVSVLPVVIEVARSKLGKGKD from the coding sequence GCTTGCCGATCAGTACGGGCTATGGCTTTACGCCATACTGTTCGTCATTGTTTTTTGCGAAACAGGCCTTGTGGTAACCCCCTTCCTGCCGGGTGATTCCCTGCTGTTTGCCTCCGGCGTGGTGGCCGGGGCCGGGCTTTTGGGCTATGGCGAAGTGATGGGCGTACTGCTGGCGGCAGGCATACTGGGCGATGCGATGAATTACTTTATCGGGCGGCACGTGGGGCCAGCCATTTTTTCGCGCGAGAACCGTCTTATCAAAAAGTCCCACCTGCTCAAGGCGCACAATTTTTACGAGCGGCACGGCGGCAAGGCTATTGTGCTGGCCCGCTTTGTGCCCATTGTGCGCACCTTTGCGCCCTTTGTGGCGGGCATTGCCCTGATGCATCCGCCCACGTTTTTTCTGTTCAACATCACGGGCTGCGTGCTCTGGGTGGGCGGGCTGGTTTCCGCCGGGTACTTTCTCGGCAATCTGGAATGGGCGCGGCAGAACTTCAGCCTGATTGTTTACGGCATCATCATTGTTTCCGTGCTGCCCGTTGTTATTGAAGTAGCGCGCTCCAAGCTTGGGAAGGGCAAGGATTAG